The Planococcus halocryophilus nucleotide sequence GGGTATGGTCCATCACAATCCATGGCAATTTATTTTCTTCCGGTTTTAGCTGTGCTAATGAAAGTCGGTTATTGTTTGTACGATCTTCACGCCCTGTTAAATAAAAACGATCCGCAACCAAAACTGTTTCATCTTTCAATATTTTCACACCGGACTTTTCCATTAACTTCACCAATAACGGAATTTTTTTACCATAATACTCATGGTTTCCTAAAACACCATAAATACCAAGAGAAGGCCTTAATTGTTCCATCACTTCAGACATACCATACCGTGCATACCAAACCGGATCATCGTCCACCAAATCGCCTGCCAAAAGGACAACATCCGGATCAAGTGCGTTAGTCATATCAACAAATCGCCGTAAGTGTCTTTTCCCCGATAAAAACCCTAAGTGAAAATCCGAACCAATCACTAGATGAAGTGGTTCGGAATCTTGCCCTTCTACTGTGAGCTCTAACTCACGAACAACTGGACTGTATGCAAAATATGTTCCCACTATGAATATCACTAGTAAAATGAGTGCTGTTGCCAATCCTATAAAAAACACATCATTTTTAGTTTCTACTAGTAATGCAGCGATATTCGCCAAT carries:
- a CDS encoding metallophosphoesterase, coding for MKVVMGIGSTLLIYTALVAYLGWATYVWFTSFIESMNPWLFAILWLVIAYSYVIGRIGHKWLGFTVLGSYWFAFLQYALLLIPLANIAALLVETKNDVFFIGLATALILLVIFIVGTYFAYSPVVRELELTVEGQDSEPLHLVIGSDFHLGFLSGKRHLRRFVDMTNALDPDVVLLAGDLVDDDPVWYARYGMSEVMEQLRPSLGIYGVLGNHEYYGKKIPLLVKLMEKSGVKILKDETVLVADRFYLTGREDRTNNNRLSLAQLKPEENKLPWIVMDHTPGDLKTPSELGVDFHLSGHTHKGQMWPNHLLTKRMFEVDYGYRLVRGTHFLVSSGFGFWGPPLRIGSRSELWSVTMNFRSPT